A single Actinomadura algeriensis DNA region contains:
- the efp gene encoding elongation factor P, whose product MATTNDLKNGMTLNLDGQLWTVLEFQHVKPGKGGAFVRTKIKNVLSGKVVDKTFNAGTKVEVASVDKREMQYLYREGDDFVFMDTETYEQPQIPATVVGDAADYLLPEQNAVIAFNNENPLYVELPAAVVLEITETEPGLQGDRSTGGSKPATLETGATIQVPLFITTGEKVKVDTRSGDYLGRG is encoded by the coding sequence GTGGCGACGACGAACGACCTGAAGAACGGCATGACGCTGAACCTCGACGGGCAGCTGTGGACCGTCCTGGAATTCCAGCACGTCAAGCCCGGCAAGGGCGGCGCGTTCGTCCGCACCAAGATCAAGAACGTGCTGTCCGGCAAGGTCGTCGACAAGACCTTCAACGCCGGCACCAAGGTCGAGGTGGCCAGCGTCGACAAGCGGGAGATGCAGTACCTCTACCGCGAGGGCGACGACTTCGTCTTCATGGACACCGAGACCTACGAGCAGCCGCAGATCCCGGCCACCGTCGTCGGCGACGCCGCGGACTACCTGCTCCCCGAGCAGAACGCCGTGATCGCGTTCAACAACGAGAACCCCCTGTACGTCGAGCTGCCCGCGGCCGTCGTGCTGGAGATCACCGAGACCGAGCCGGGCCTGCAGGGCGACCGTTCCACCGGCGGCAGCAAGCCCGCCACGCTGGAGACCGGCGCCACCATCCAGGTCCCGCTGTTCATCACCACCGGCGAGAAGGTCAAGGTCGACACCCGCTCCGGCGACTACCTCGGCCGCGGCTGA
- the nusB gene encoding transcription antitermination factor NusB, translated as MSARTKARKLALDILFAAELREEQPTAVLAARGRPNQDELAEYPHAVRLIEGVQERRERIDELLATYATGWTLERMPVVDRNILRMGVFELLWVDDVPDGVAVSEAVGLATELSTDESPRFVNGLLSRLQQLKPSLAI; from the coding sequence ATGAGCGCGCGCACCAAGGCGCGGAAACTGGCGCTGGACATCCTGTTCGCGGCGGAACTCCGCGAGGAGCAGCCGACGGCGGTGCTGGCCGCCCGCGGCCGTCCCAACCAGGACGAGCTGGCGGAGTACCCGCACGCCGTGCGGCTGATCGAGGGCGTCCAGGAACGCCGCGAGCGGATCGACGAGCTGCTCGCCACCTACGCCACGGGGTGGACGCTGGAGCGCATGCCCGTCGTCGACCGCAACATCCTGCGGATGGGCGTGTTCGAGCTGCTGTGGGTCGACGACGTCCCGGACGGCGTCGCGGTCAGCGAGGCGGTCGGGCTGGCCACCGAGCTGTCCACCGACGAGTCCCCGCGGTTCGTCAACGGGCTGCTGTCGCGCCTTCAGCAGCTCAAGCCCTCCCTGGCGATCTGA
- a CDS encoding methyltransferase domain-containing protein has translation MSDVRGAAVAGRQLKRTRGGGRVPGALLWEAVRSVLARIAPEAGPSEVVDVGGGTGGFAVPLAELGHRVTVVDASPDALAALERRAAEAGVRVRAVQGDAVDLPDLLGPGAADLVLCHSVLEYVDDPAATMAALTATVRPGGSVSLLAAGQLAAALSRAVGGHFDDALRVLTDASGRWGDGDRTPRRFTRETLTALARDAGLRVAELHGVRIFADLVPGGNADGEGDSAEALLALESVAAVHPVLRDLAAQLHLVADKPAAGGPAA, from the coding sequence ATGAGCGACGTTAGGGGAGCGGCCGTGGCCGGCCGGCAACTGAAGCGGACACGGGGCGGCGGCCGCGTGCCGGGCGCCCTCCTGTGGGAGGCGGTGCGCTCCGTGCTGGCCCGGATCGCCCCGGAGGCCGGGCCGAGCGAGGTCGTCGACGTGGGCGGCGGCACCGGCGGGTTCGCGGTGCCGCTCGCCGAGCTCGGCCACCGGGTCACCGTCGTCGACGCCAGCCCCGACGCGCTCGCCGCACTGGAACGCCGCGCCGCCGAGGCCGGGGTGCGGGTCCGCGCCGTCCAGGGCGACGCCGTCGACCTGCCCGACCTGCTCGGGCCGGGCGCCGCCGACCTCGTCCTGTGCCACAGCGTGCTGGAGTACGTCGACGACCCCGCGGCGACGATGGCGGCGCTGACCGCGACCGTCCGCCCCGGCGGCTCGGTCAGCCTGCTGGCGGCCGGGCAGCTCGCCGCCGCGCTGTCGCGCGCGGTCGGCGGGCACTTCGACGACGCGCTGCGCGTGCTGACGGACGCGTCCGGCCGGTGGGGCGACGGCGACCGGACGCCCCGCCGGTTCACCCGGGAGACGCTGACGGCGCTCGCGCGGGACGCGGGCCTGCGGGTCGCCGAACTGCACGGCGTGCGGATCTTCGCCGATCTGGTCCCGGGCGGCAACGCCGACGGCGAGGGCGACTCCGCCGAGGCGCTGCTCGCGCTGGAGTCCGTCGCCGCCGTCCACCCCGTGCTGCGCGACCTCGCCGCCCAGCTGCACCTCGTCGCCGACAAGCCGGCCGCCGGCGGGCCCGCGGCCTGA
- a CDS encoding DNA polymerase IV yields the protein MSRKQQLHRPGPQPGPPADDTGCAILHVDMDAFFVGVELLDRPELRGRPVIVGGAGTRGVVSAASYEAREYGVHSAMPMTRARRLCPHAVVLPVSHGKYSRVSASVFELFRSITPLVEPLSLDEAFLDVAGAVRRLGRPAEIARSIRAQVRAQQGITCSVGVASTKFVAKLASTRCKPDGLLVVPADGVVEFLHPLPVASLWGVGERTEQALTRLGLRTVGQLAQVPVTTLQRELGNALGAHLHELAWGRDPRDVVAHTPDKSIGAEETFETDVDDPEVIRRELLRLAERVGERLRAGGHAGRTVSVKLRMANFKTITRARTLTEPTDLARVIYITACELYEGSGLERVRLRLVGVRVENLSPAGEAPRQLALDEPESGWREAERAMDQVAHRFGRGAVRPAALVRRADDGDGRDGGDGRR from the coding sequence GTGAGCCGTAAGCAGCAACTCCACCGGCCGGGCCCGCAGCCGGGCCCGCCCGCCGACGACACCGGCTGCGCGATCCTGCACGTCGACATGGACGCGTTCTTCGTCGGCGTCGAGCTGCTGGACCGCCCCGAGCTGCGCGGCCGCCCGGTGATCGTGGGCGGCGCGGGCACCCGCGGCGTCGTGTCGGCGGCGTCCTACGAGGCCCGTGAGTACGGCGTCCACTCGGCGATGCCGATGACGCGGGCGCGGCGGCTGTGCCCGCACGCGGTCGTCCTGCCGGTGAGCCACGGCAAGTACTCCCGGGTGTCGGCGTCGGTGTTCGAGCTGTTCCGCTCGATCACGCCGCTGGTCGAACCGCTGTCGCTGGACGAGGCGTTCCTGGACGTCGCGGGCGCGGTGCGGCGGCTCGGGCGGCCCGCGGAGATCGCCCGGAGCATCCGCGCGCAGGTCCGCGCCCAGCAGGGGATCACCTGCTCGGTGGGCGTGGCGAGCACCAAGTTCGTCGCCAAGCTCGCCTCCACCCGCTGCAAGCCCGACGGGCTGCTCGTCGTGCCCGCCGACGGCGTCGTCGAGTTCCTGCATCCGCTGCCCGTCGCGTCCCTGTGGGGCGTGGGAGAGCGGACCGAGCAGGCGCTGACGCGGCTGGGGCTGCGCACGGTCGGGCAACTCGCCCAGGTACCCGTCACGACCCTCCAGCGGGAGCTGGGCAACGCGCTGGGCGCGCACCTGCACGAGCTGGCGTGGGGGCGCGACCCCCGCGACGTCGTCGCGCACACGCCCGACAAGAGCATCGGCGCCGAGGAGACGTTCGAGACCGACGTCGACGATCCCGAGGTGATCCGCAGGGAACTGCTGCGGCTCGCCGAGCGGGTCGGCGAGCGATTGCGCGCGGGCGGGCACGCGGGACGCACCGTCAGCGTCAAACTACGGATGGCGAATTTCAAGACGATCACTCGCGCGCGCACGCTCACCGAACCCACCGATCTCGCTCGTGTGATCTACATCACAGCGTGCGAGCTCTATGAGGGGTCGGGCCTGGAACGGGTACGTCTCCGTCTGGTCGGGGTGCGGGTCGAGAACCTGAGCCCCGCCGGCGAGGCCCCCCGTCAGCTCGCCCTCGACGAACCGGAGAGCGGATGGCGTGAGGCCGAGCGAGCCATGGACCAGGTCGCACACCGGTTCGGCCGCGGCGCGGTCCGCCCCGCCGCGCTCGTCCGGCGCGCGGACGACGGAGACGGACGTGACGGTGGTGACGGGAGACGATGA
- a CDS encoding DUF3040 domain-containing protein: protein MPLSEHEQRMLEQIEQQLYAEDPKFAHAVRSTNPQIHYKRRIVKSAVGFVVGVGVLMAGLVINAGAATIAISVAGFLLMLASSLWALTSWKRMAGIGDEPVRQGRQGRQGRSGRQNRQGRPKGTFMERMEERWRRRTEGDL, encoded by the coding sequence GTGCCGCTGTCTGAGCACGAGCAGCGCATGCTCGAACAGATCGAGCAGCAGCTGTACGCCGAGGATCCGAAATTCGCGCACGCGGTCCGCTCGACCAACCCGCAGATCCACTACAAGCGGCGGATCGTCAAGTCCGCCGTGGGTTTCGTCGTGGGCGTCGGCGTGCTGATGGCCGGACTCGTGATCAATGCGGGGGCGGCCACCATCGCGATCAGCGTGGCCGGTTTCCTGCTGATGCTGGCCTCCTCCCTGTGGGCCCTCACCAGCTGGAAACGGATGGCCGGCATCGGCGACGAACCCGTGCGGCAGGGCCGCCAGGGCCGTCAGGGCCGGTCGGGCCGCCAGAACCGCCAGGGGCGCCCGAAGGGCACCTTCATGGAGCGCATGGAGGAACGCTGGCGCCGCCGCACCGAAGGCGACCTCTGA
- a CDS encoding DUF3488 and transglutaminase-like domain-containing protein, producing the protein MRLRMTMTAALATLAGAVGLYPLFETAGWFAAGLGAVLAVAAGGLVARRLRLPAPLQPLVALVTLLLCLNLVYAAPESVLGFVPTPVSLRHLVDLGSAGWGAANRYAAPVPVLPGIGLLTAAGIGLVAVLVDFLAVGLRRAAPAGLPLLAMYSVPAAVRDDGIGWVPFAVGALGFLALLMADSREQVGGWGPLVARRRWSAPRDGADTGRPDTGRPDTGRADTALPGSLAGAATTGGRRIALGAVAVAVVLPAAVPGLQPRGVFDLRGGSGGDTRTVTTPDPLVSLKRELTQLDDSAVLSYRTEDPIGPGYLRLYALDRFDGDRWTYSPLRSGPDDRLRDGDRLPDPPGLSFGGSRRVTTRVSVREEVRDMTFLPLPYAPRRVSIDGDWRVDPESLMIYSLRDSAGGRTYTVESVLPQPTGEELENAGGYPAQIVRRYTDLPEGVPQQVRELTRRVTAGASTVHDQAVRLQRWFTDTGGFVYDLTAPAPKRRSDLLDFLLHSKRGYCEQFAASMALMARILGIPARVAMGYTAGVQSGPDEWTVRSRDAHAWPELYFPGSGWVRFEPTPSGMQGQGTATAPAYSTPTVSGGVGTDSDSSSSDDSPSSAGEESAAPENAPRDPAAARPEDAATRPQGADEGFSALPWAAGGLLAVLALAVPAVARVIARRRRWAALAGPGTGPGEGPGEGARDVPPGGPDGPVAASASDPASAAHAAWRELRADALDHGLEWRAGDSPRAAARRLGEVLELDEAGAGALRRIARAEELARYSRRRSAEPPERLRADVRTVREAVAAAAGRRARLRARLLPPSTLDEARGTLRSAGDRMAALAARPDGPVARLRALAARARRGGG; encoded by the coding sequence ATGAGGCTGCGGATGACGATGACGGCCGCGCTGGCGACGCTCGCCGGCGCGGTGGGGCTGTACCCGCTGTTCGAGACGGCGGGCTGGTTCGCCGCGGGCCTCGGCGCGGTGCTCGCGGTGGCGGCGGGCGGGCTGGTCGCGCGGCGGCTGCGGCTGCCCGCGCCGCTGCAGCCGCTGGTGGCGCTGGTGACCCTGCTGCTGTGCCTGAACCTGGTGTACGCGGCGCCGGAGTCGGTGCTCGGGTTCGTCCCCACGCCGGTTTCGCTGCGGCACCTCGTCGACCTGGGCAGTGCCGGCTGGGGGGCGGCCAACCGGTACGCGGCGCCGGTGCCGGTGCTGCCCGGGATCGGGCTGCTGACGGCCGCGGGCATCGGGCTGGTCGCCGTCCTGGTGGACTTCCTGGCGGTGGGGCTGCGCCGCGCGGCCCCGGCCGGGCTGCCGCTGCTGGCCATGTACAGCGTCCCGGCGGCGGTGCGCGACGACGGCATCGGCTGGGTGCCGTTCGCGGTGGGCGCGCTGGGCTTCCTCGCGCTGCTGATGGCCGACTCCCGCGAGCAGGTCGGCGGCTGGGGGCCGCTGGTGGCGCGGCGGCGCTGGTCGGCGCCGCGGGACGGGGCGGACACCGGACGGCCGGACACCGGACGGCCGGACACCGGACGGGCGGACACCGCGCTCCCGGGGTCGCTCGCGGGCGCGGCGACGACCGGCGGCCGCCGGATCGCGCTGGGCGCGGTGGCCGTCGCGGTGGTGCTCCCGGCGGCGGTGCCGGGCCTGCAGCCGCGCGGGGTGTTCGACCTGCGCGGCGGGTCCGGGGGCGACACCCGGACGGTGACGACGCCGGACCCGCTGGTCAGCCTGAAGCGGGAGCTGACACAGCTGGACGACTCGGCGGTGCTGAGCTACCGCACCGAGGACCCGATCGGGCCCGGCTACCTGCGCCTGTACGCGCTGGACCGGTTCGACGGCGACCGGTGGACCTACAGCCCGCTGCGCAGCGGCCCGGACGACCGGCTGCGGGACGGCGACCGGCTGCCGGATCCGCCGGGGCTGTCGTTCGGCGGGTCGCGCCGGGTGACGACGCGGGTGTCGGTCCGCGAGGAGGTGCGGGACATGACGTTCCTGCCGCTGCCGTACGCGCCGCGGCGGGTGTCGATCGACGGCGACTGGCGGGTGGATCCCGAGTCGCTGATGATCTACTCGCTGCGCGACTCGGCGGGCGGCCGGACCTACACCGTCGAGAGCGTGCTGCCGCAGCCGACCGGCGAGGAGCTGGAGAACGCCGGGGGCTACCCGGCGCAGATCGTCCGCCGCTACACCGACCTGCCGGAGGGCGTTCCCCAGCAGGTCAGGGAGCTGACGCGCCGGGTCACCGCGGGCGCGTCGACCGTGCACGACCAGGCCGTCCGGCTGCAGCGGTGGTTCACCGACACCGGCGGGTTCGTCTATGACCTCACCGCGCCGGCGCCCAAGCGGCGCAGCGACCTGCTGGACTTCCTGCTGCACAGCAAACGGGGGTACTGCGAGCAGTTCGCGGCGTCGATGGCGCTGATGGCGCGGATCCTGGGCATTCCCGCGCGGGTGGCGATGGGGTACACCGCCGGGGTGCAGAGCGGCCCGGACGAGTGGACGGTGCGGTCGCGCGACGCGCACGCGTGGCCGGAGCTGTACTTCCCGGGTTCGGGGTGGGTGCGGTTCGAGCCGACCCCGTCGGGGATGCAGGGGCAGGGCACGGCGACCGCGCCCGCCTACAGCACTCCGACCGTCTCCGGTGGAGTGGGAACGGACTCGGATTCGTCGTCGTCGGACGACTCGCCGTCGTCGGCGGGCGAGGAGTCGGCGGCGCCGGAGAACGCGCCGCGCGATCCGGCCGCGGCGCGTCCCGAGGACGCCGCGACGCGTCCGCAGGGCGCCGACGAGGGCTTCTCCGCGTTGCCGTGGGCGGCGGGCGGGCTGCTCGCGGTGCTGGCCCTGGCGGTTCCGGCGGTGGCGCGGGTGATCGCGCGGCGGCGCCGCTGGGCGGCGCTCGCCGGTCCCGGGACGGGGCCGGGCGAGGGGCCCGGCGAGGGTGCGCGGGACGTGCCGCCGGGCGGGCCGGACGGGCCGGTCGCGGCGAGCGCGTCCGACCCGGCGTCGGCGGCGCACGCGGCGTGGCGGGAGCTGCGCGCGGACGCGCTGGACCACGGGCTGGAGTGGCGCGCGGGCGACTCGCCGCGGGCGGCGGCGCGGCGGCTCGGGGAGGTCCTGGAGCTGGACGAGGCGGGGGCGGGGGCGCTGCGCCGCATCGCCCGCGCCGAGGAGCTGGCGCGGTACTCGCGGCGGCGGTCGGCGGAGCCGCCGGAGCGGCTGCGCGCGGACGTCCGGACGGTGCGGGAGGCGGTCGCGGCGGCGGCCGGGCGGCGGGCGCGGCTGCGGGCGCGGCTGCTGCCGCCGTCGACGCTGGACGAGGCGCGCGGGACGCTGCGGTCGGCCGGGGACCGGATGGCGGCGCTGGCGGCGCGGCCGGACGGGCCGGTCGCGCGGCTGCGGGCGCTGGCGGCGCGGGCCCGCCGCGGGGGCGGGTAG
- a CDS encoding DUF58 domain-containing protein encodes MRRALAGLTTRGRSFVAAGATAIACAFVLGERDLLRAGVLVLVLPLLCTFAVARTRYRLACARRLSPTRLPVGRESRIDLRLENVSRLPSGLLMVEDRIPYALGGRARFLIDRIEPQGSRELRYRVRSDVRGRYRVGPLTVRLTDPFGMVELVRSFSAADSLTVTPEVVPLRPGRLTGAWTGGGDSLARAVAAAGEDDVAPRDYRHGDDLRRVHWRSTARRGELMVRREEQHWQSSGTLFLDTRRNAHWGDGPGGTFERAVSVTASIGVHLVRTGMRLRYVTDVGEELPAASADGAFEGLLLDALAVVRRSPGDALRAEALAAGAGGGARGGLVIAVFGALSAEEAGTVASRWRGSTRVAVLVGAPETDVGASGAAGTGANGAADGDVPAPRRAADLLRAGGWRVVTVRTAADLAEAWARAGEDPARAG; translated from the coding sequence GTGCGCAGAGCGCTGGCCGGCCTGACCACGCGCGGGCGGTCGTTCGTCGCCGCGGGCGCCACCGCGATCGCGTGCGCGTTCGTGCTCGGCGAGCGGGACCTGCTGCGCGCCGGGGTGCTCGTCCTGGTGCTGCCGCTGCTGTGCACGTTCGCCGTGGCGCGCACCCGCTACCGGCTGGCGTGCGCGCGGCGGCTGTCGCCGACGCGGCTGCCGGTGGGCCGCGAGTCGCGGATCGACCTGCGGCTGGAGAACGTGTCGCGGCTGCCGAGCGGGCTGCTGATGGTGGAGGACCGGATCCCGTACGCACTCGGCGGGCGGGCGCGGTTCCTCATCGACCGGATCGAGCCGCAGGGCTCGCGTGAGCTGCGGTACCGGGTCCGGTCGGACGTGCGGGGCCGGTACCGGGTCGGGCCGCTGACGGTCCGGCTCACCGACCCGTTCGGGATGGTGGAGCTGGTGCGCTCGTTCAGCGCCGCCGACTCCCTCACGGTGACGCCGGAGGTCGTGCCGCTGCGTCCGGGGCGGCTGACCGGCGCATGGACGGGCGGCGGCGACAGCCTCGCCCGGGCGGTCGCGGCGGCGGGCGAGGACGACGTGGCGCCGCGCGACTACCGGCACGGCGACGATCTGCGCCGGGTGCACTGGCGGTCGACCGCGCGGCGCGGCGAGCTGATGGTGCGGCGCGAGGAGCAGCACTGGCAGAGCAGCGGGACGCTCTTCCTGGACACCCGCCGCAACGCGCACTGGGGCGACGGCCCGGGCGGCACGTTCGAGCGGGCGGTGTCGGTGACCGCGTCGATCGGTGTGCACCTGGTGCGGACGGGGATGCGGCTGCGGTACGTGACCGACGTCGGCGAGGAACTTCCGGCGGCGTCGGCGGACGGCGCGTTCGAGGGGCTGCTGCTGGACGCGCTGGCCGTGGTGCGCCGGTCGCCGGGGGACGCGCTGCGCGCGGAGGCGCTCGCGGCGGGCGCGGGCGGCGGGGCGCGCGGTGGCCTGGTGATCGCGGTGTTCGGGGCGCTGTCGGCCGAGGAAGCGGGCACCGTGGCGTCCCGCTGGCGAGGCTCGACCCGCGTGGCGGTGCTGGTCGGCGCCCCGGAGACGGACGTCGGCGCGAGCGGTGCGGCGGGCACGGGCGCGAACGGCGCCGCGGACGGGGACGTCCCGGCGCCGCGGCGGGCGGCGGATCTGCTGCGCGCGGGCGGCTGGCGGGTGGTGACGGTCCGGACGGCCGCGGACCTGGCGGAGGCGTGGGCGCGGGCCGGCGAGGACCCCGCCCGCGCGGGCTGA
- a CDS encoding AAA family ATPase, with the protein MAKVAGRIRGAVESVIEGKPAAVRLALTVLLAEGHLLIEDVPGVGKTMLAKALARSVDCSVRRVQFTPDLLPSDITGVSAYNQELREFEFKPGPVFANIVVGDEINRASPKTQSALLECMEERQVTVDGTTYALEPPFMVISTQNPVEMEGTYPLPEAQRDRFTARISMGYPDPSAELAMLDVHGRSSPLDRLVPVAHATDVRELIEVVRGVEVSADVRQYVIDLISATRSHPELRLGASPRATLQLVKAARAYAALDERDYVIPDDVQDLAVPVLAHRLLTTTEAQVDGRRSEHVVADLVRRVPVPAPGR; encoded by the coding sequence CTGGCGAAGGTCGCGGGCCGGATCAGGGGCGCCGTGGAATCGGTGATCGAGGGCAAGCCGGCGGCGGTGCGGCTCGCGCTCACGGTCCTGCTGGCGGAGGGACACCTGCTGATCGAGGACGTGCCCGGGGTCGGCAAGACGATGCTCGCCAAGGCGCTCGCCCGGTCGGTGGACTGCTCGGTGCGGCGCGTGCAGTTCACGCCCGACCTGCTGCCGAGCGACATCACGGGGGTCAGCGCCTACAACCAGGAGCTGCGCGAGTTCGAGTTCAAGCCGGGCCCGGTGTTCGCCAACATCGTGGTCGGCGACGAGATCAACCGGGCGTCCCCGAAGACGCAGTCGGCGCTGCTGGAGTGCATGGAGGAACGGCAGGTCACCGTCGACGGCACCACGTACGCGCTGGAGCCGCCGTTCATGGTGATCTCGACGCAGAACCCGGTCGAGATGGAGGGCACCTACCCGCTGCCGGAGGCGCAGCGCGACCGGTTCACCGCCCGCATCTCGATGGGGTACCCCGACCCGTCCGCGGAGCTGGCGATGCTGGACGTGCACGGACGTTCGTCGCCGCTGGACCGGCTGGTCCCGGTGGCGCACGCGACGGACGTCCGCGAGCTGATCGAGGTGGTGCGGGGCGTCGAGGTGTCGGCGGACGTGCGGCAGTACGTGATCGACCTCATCTCCGCGACCCGCTCGCATCCGGAGCTGCGTCTCGGCGCGTCGCCGCGCGCCACGCTGCAGCTGGTGAAGGCGGCACGGGCGTACGCGGCGCTGGACGAGCGCGACTACGTGATCCCCGACGACGTGCAGGACCTCGCCGTCCCCGTGCTGGCGCACCGGCTGCTGACGACCACGGAGGCTCAGGTGGACGGGCGCCGGTCCGAGCACGTGGTCGCCGACCTGGTGCGCCGCGTGCCGGTCCCCGCCCCCGGGAGGTGA
- the mraZ gene encoding division/cell wall cluster transcriptional repressor MraZ has product MFLGTHSPRLDDKGRLFLPAKYREELSGGLVITKGQERCLYVFPMAEFQRITEALRAAPVTEKAVRAYSRVFFASASDEIPDKQGRITVPQPLRAYAGLSKECTVIGANTRLEIWDAKSWETYLEQEEQAFSDVSEEVLPGIL; this is encoded by the coding sequence GTGTTCCTCGGCACCCATTCACCGCGTCTCGACGACAAGGGACGGCTGTTCCTGCCGGCGAAGTACCGCGAGGAGCTGTCGGGGGGATTGGTGATCACGAAGGGCCAGGAACGCTGCCTGTACGTCTTCCCCATGGCGGAGTTCCAGCGCATCACCGAGGCTCTGCGCGCCGCGCCGGTCACCGAGAAGGCGGTACGGGCCTATAGCCGCGTCTTCTTCGCCAGCGCGTCCGACGAGATCCCCGACAAGCAGGGTCGCATCACCGTTCCGCAGCCGCTGCGCGCTTACGCGGGTCTCTCCAAGGAATGCACCGTGATCGGGGCGAACACCCGCCTCGAGATCTGGGACGCCAAATCCTGGGAGACCTACCTCGAGCAGGAGGAGCAGGCCTTCTCCGATGTCTCGGAGGAGGTGTTGCCAGGGATCCTCTGA
- the rsmH gene encoding 16S rRNA (cytosine(1402)-N(4))-methyltransferase RsmH, whose protein sequence is MGGWKMDVGDHAAEAGHVPVMLGRVLELAAPAIDAVPRDETPVHIDATLGMGGHAEAMLRAHPRLRLIGLDRDTTALERSARRLEPFGDRVVLEHAVYDEIPRVLRRLGVPAVHSVLFDLGVSSPQLDEADRGFAYSYDAPLDMRMDRTQGLTAADVVNEYPPAELARILREYGEERFAQRIAAAIVREREREPLETTRRLADLVRTSIPAATRRTGGNPAKRTFQALRIEVNGELETWRRALPAALDALPVGGRVVVLSYHSLEDRITKKVLAAQAADTTPPGLPVPLPEHEPRFRLLTRGAELPSAEETTTNPRAGSVRMRAAERVREAT, encoded by the coding sequence ATGGGGGGTTGGAAGATGGACGTGGGCGACCACGCGGCCGAGGCCGGTCACGTACCGGTCATGCTCGGTCGCGTCCTGGAACTGGCGGCCCCCGCGATCGACGCCGTCCCGCGCGACGAGACCCCCGTGCACATCGACGCCACCCTCGGCATGGGCGGGCACGCCGAGGCGATGCTGCGGGCCCACCCGCGGCTGCGCCTCATCGGGCTGGACCGCGACACCACCGCGCTGGAGCGCTCCGCCCGGCGCCTCGAACCCTTCGGCGACCGCGTCGTCCTCGAGCACGCCGTCTACGACGAGATCCCGCGGGTGCTGCGGCGCCTCGGCGTCCCCGCCGTGCACAGCGTCCTGTTCGACCTCGGCGTCTCCTCCCCGCAGCTCGACGAGGCCGACCGCGGCTTCGCCTACTCCTACGACGCTCCCCTCGACATGCGGATGGACCGCACCCAGGGGCTCACCGCGGCCGACGTCGTCAACGAGTACCCGCCCGCCGAGCTCGCCCGCATCCTGCGCGAGTACGGCGAGGAACGGTTCGCCCAGCGCATCGCCGCCGCCATCGTCCGGGAACGGGAGCGCGAGCCCCTGGAGACGACCCGGCGGCTGGCCGACCTCGTGCGCACCTCGATCCCCGCCGCGACCCGCCGCACCGGCGGCAACCCCGCCAAGCGCACCTTCCAGGCGCTGCGCATCGAGGTGAACGGCGAACTGGAGACCTGGCGCCGGGCGCTGCCCGCCGCCCTGGACGCGCTCCCGGTCGGCGGCCGGGTCGTCGTCCTCAGCTACCACTCCCTCGAGGACCGCATCACCAAGAAGGTCCTCGCCGCGCAGGCGGCCGACACCACCCCGCCGGGCCTGCCGGTCCCGCTGCCCGAGCACGAGCCGCGGTTCCGGCTGCTCACCCGCGGGGCCGAACTGCCGTCCGCCGAGGAGACCACCACCAACCCGAGGGCCGGATCGGTGCGGATGCGCGCCGCCGAGCGGGTCCGGGAGGCGACATGA
- a CDS encoding FtsB/FtsL family cell division protein has protein sequence MTTTSRRPPRTPPKRRPARRRRPADGTADEPAKAAAPKAPAKKAPAKKAPAKSAAAKTAAKKPPKASAKASAKASAKATKSTAAPKAPPKSAPKKKAAPKAVVEAAPRRAAHSPPRTPFILLIVGLLGGALVSLLLLNTVLAKDAFTLTGLQQSTERLEERKQQLEVDVAQGRSPEKIAEIAEKNLGMKENGVPVFFDADTGRASGGEIRPVPHADAAAAGAASVIGVPGTVVPGDGAAR, from the coding sequence ATGACGACCACCAGCAGACGCCCGCCGCGCACGCCGCCGAAGCGGCGGCCGGCCCGCCGCCGCAGGCCGGCCGACGGCACCGCGGACGAACCCGCGAAGGCCGCCGCGCCCAAGGCACCGGCGAAGAAGGCGCCCGCGAAGAAGGCCCCGGCGAAGAGCGCTGCGGCGAAGACCGCCGCCAAGAAGCCGCCGAAGGCATCGGCGAAGGCATCGGCGAAGGCATCGGCGAAGGCGACCAAGAGCACGGCTGCGCCGAAGGCACCGCCGAAGTCCGCGCCCAAGAAGAAGGCCGCGCCGAAGGCCGTGGTCGAGGCCGCGCCCAGGAGGGCCGCGCACTCGCCGCCGCGCACGCCGTTCATCCTGCTCATCGTCGGCCTGCTCGGCGGCGCGCTGGTGAGCCTCCTGCTGCTCAACACCGTCCTGGCGAAGGACGCCTTCACCCTCACCGGGCTGCAGCAGAGCACCGAACGGCTGGAGGAGCGCAAGCAGCAGCTCGAGGTGGACGTCGCCCAGGGACGGTCGCCGGAGAAGATCGCGGAGATCGCCGAGAAGAACCTCGGCATGAAGGAGAACGGGGTCCCGGTCTTCTTCGACGCCGACACCGGCCGCGCCAGCGGCGGCGAGATCCGTCCCGTGCCGCACGCGGACGCCGCGGCGGCGGGCGCCGCGAGCGTCATCGGCGTGCCGGGCACGGTCGTCCCGGGCGACGGGGCCGCGCGGTGA